A part of Desulfomicrobium baculatum DSM 4028 genomic DNA contains:
- a CDS encoding GH36-type glycosyl hydrolase domain-containing protein, which translates to MKTTSDIGKSSFSILWTRLTGRGPYDTSIDEELPLRAELFSASQMEQHGKILASMHQLTEKRTHDRLLSRLAENERVLRNVHRLLTEDVKNDRRMTPAGEWLLDNFYVIEEQIRTAAKHLPKGYSRELPQLRGGHSAGLPRVYDLALEAISHGDGRVDPEYLSRFVAAYQTVTSLKLGELWAIPIMLRLALIENLRRVAARLAVRRKERNNADYWANLMTEVAASDPKSLILTIADMARSDPPMTSSFVAELTRRLQGQGPAQSLPLSWIERRLSESGQTIDQLVRLENQQQASDQISISNSIGSLRSLNATNWNDFVESLSTVESILGQDPVSIYAKMNFSTRDRYRHVVEKIAKKCPHSESEVSRKALELAQEGAASQSEQRKGHVGFYLVGDGRAQLERLVQMRRSPAAALCVLGRQFLFYGGGIVLLTAMLTTLLASKAHGDGLSGWQLGLFCLLLVLCCSHLAVSLANWLATLLATPRLLPRMDFSKGIPPEARTLVVVPTMLTSARCVEELANDLEVRFLGNRDRHLHFALLTDLADAAQETMPEDEELVSLARGMIEALNAKYPSDAGSTFFLLHRPRRFNAAEKTWMGFERKRGKLGDLNALLSKGSADAMDRFALIVGDTSILPDIRFVITLDTDTQLARDSARKFVGAMCHPLNRAVYDAARGRVTAGYGILQPRVAISLAGSNRSKYARMCASEVGIDPYTNAVSDVYQDLFGEGSFIGKGIYDVDVFRQALEGRFPDNRILSHDLLEGCYARSGLLSDAELYEQYPSRYSEDVSRRHRWIRGDWQIARWLMPRVPGADGRRYKNPISMLSQWKILDNLRRSLTATALTLLLILGWTVLPAALFWTTVVLGIILIPSLVDSLSNLLKKPDDVSPAQHFAASAGLTLQHLGRTAFTLVCLPYEAYFSLDAILRTIWRMLVTHRGLLEWNPSCNAQSDQAGFAGSLTAMWIGPLLAISVASVLAVSAPQTLPVAGGLLALWLVSPAIVWWISRAIPRRKDALTREQILFLRRAARKTWAFFETFVGPEDQWLPPDNFQEHPAPVVAHRTSPTNMGLALLANLSACDFGIISAGKFLDRTMKTLRTMGTLERYRGHFYNWYDTLTLAPLPPSYISSVDSGNLAGHLLTLKPGLLELAGRKILEPRTFESLRDTLEILAEALKSTPKAAVDPLAGLRLDLNAVNAAPRSEPLTLVASRQRLERLAASATTLIDSLSASGSNSNALWWAGAFAEQCRDALAELTSLAPWAELAIVHKNLPDLPALDRIPTLSELTTLAEAILPDMTRRQETASSLDYNAWGELQSLVTKAGQHAEARIKTCERLALQCGTMAQMEFEFLCDETSHLLAIGYNVSECRRDNSFYDLLASEARLATFVAIAQGQIPQESWFSLGRLLTTAGGEPVLLSWSGSMFEYLMPMLVMPTYESTLLEQTCNASVARQIEYGKKRSVPWGISECGYNAIDVHQNYQYRAFGVPGLGLKRGLAEDLVIAPYASALALMVTPGEACRNLIRLADEGFDTRFGFYEAIDYTPTRLPRGQSSVVVRSFMAHHQGMSLLSMAHLLLDRPMQKRFASDPLFQATMLLLQERIPKTTAFYAHTSELSELQMDSDSGGSHIRVFSRPDTPAPEVQLLSNGRYHVMVTNAGGGYSRWKGLSVTRWREDRTCDNWGTFCFLRDLDTREYWSTAYQPTLKQAQRYEAIFSEGRAEFRVQDHNYDTHTEITVSPEDDIELRRVRITNRARTRRTLDLTSYAEVTLADSASDDLHPAFSNLFVQTEIIPKQQAILCSRRPRSRGEKPPWMLHMMIVHDVRPVDISFETDRMQFLGRENTVAEPLAMSCKGEYFSGALSGSEGSVLDPIVSIRGRIVLEPEESVTLNIISGIAETREETLRLVEKYQDRRIADRVFDLAWTHGQVLLRQLNASEADAQLYGRLAGSVIYANAALRAEPGILIKNRRGQSGLWSHAISGDLPIVLLQIQDIANIELVRQLVQAHAYWRLKGLKVDLVIWNEDQTGYRQVLYDQIMGLVAAGVESGGTEQPGGIFVRSGNRFAEEDRILIQTVARVVISDTLGTLAQQIDGRTLTRIRIPQLVPSRTHRSDPLPLAPQPRHDLTFFNGQGGFTPDGREYVITTAQDLATPAPWVNVLANPLFGSVISECGGSYTWSENAHEFRLTPWDNDPVSGEGGEAFYLRDEERGHYWSPTPRPCRGVTPYVTRHGFGYSVFEHTERGIRSELMIYVALDAQIKFSVLKVSNVSERSRRISATGYVEWVLGDLRPKSAFHVITEIDQHSGALLACNPYNPEFGTRTAFFDVDDVSRTITADRTEFLGRSGTLRAPAAMTRTRLSGKTGTAMDPCAAIQVGFDLEVGEEREIIFKLGVGTDATDAQQLIQRFRGAPAARHALDKVWQHWAHTLGAIHVQTPDQSLNVLANGWLLYQTLACRLWARSATYQSGGAFGFRDQLQDVMALVHARPGLVREHLLLCASRQFEEGDVQHWWHPPMGRGVRTKCSDDYLWLPLATCRYVAAIGDTGILDESVPFLRMRALGDDEESCYDLPERSDQSASLYEHCVRAIRHGLRFGVHGLPLIGSGDWNDGMNLVGEHGKGESVWLGFFLHHVLDAFATLANGRGDAPFAEECRQEAAKLSRIIEESGWDGNWYRRAYFDDGTPLGSAKNDECRIDSIAQSWSVLSGAGDPKRARTAMQSLDRHLVRREHGLVQLLDPPFDTSDLNPGYIKGYVPGVRENGGQYTHAAIWAAMAFARQGDTKRAWEIFDMINPVNHARTPEETAIYKGEPYVVAADVYGAPPHTGRGGWTWYTGSAAWMYRLIMESLLGLSLEVDRLRITPCPHPQWQEFTVHYRFRETVYHITVSQFKGKKTGTRLTLDDVEQTGQTIALVDDHQEHWVKVRMNVSGV; encoded by the coding sequence ATGAAGACGACGAGCGACATTGGCAAGAGCTCCTTTTCAATTCTCTGGACACGTCTGACCGGACGCGGTCCATACGACACGAGCATCGACGAGGAGCTCCCTCTCCGGGCGGAACTGTTCAGCGCCTCCCAGATGGAGCAGCACGGCAAAATTCTGGCGAGCATGCACCAGCTCACGGAAAAGCGCACGCACGACCGCCTCCTGTCGCGTCTGGCCGAAAACGAGCGGGTGTTGCGGAACGTGCACCGCCTGCTGACGGAAGACGTCAAGAACGACCGGCGCATGACCCCGGCGGGGGAATGGCTGCTCGACAATTTCTATGTGATCGAAGAACAGATCCGCACCGCCGCCAAACACTTGCCCAAGGGTTACAGCCGCGAACTGCCGCAACTGCGCGGCGGGCATTCGGCCGGTCTCCCGCGCGTGTACGATCTCGCCCTGGAGGCCATCTCGCACGGCGACGGCCGGGTGGACCCGGAATATCTGAGCCGCTTCGTGGCCGCCTACCAGACCGTGACATCCCTCAAGCTCGGCGAACTGTGGGCCATCCCCATCATGCTGCGCCTGGCCCTGATCGAGAACCTGCGCCGGGTCGCCGCCCGCCTCGCCGTGCGCAGGAAAGAACGCAACAATGCCGATTACTGGGCCAATCTGATGACCGAGGTGGCCGCCAGCGACCCCAAAAGCCTGATCCTGACCATCGCCGACATGGCCAGGTCCGACCCGCCCATGACCAGCTCGTTTGTCGCGGAACTCACCCGCCGTCTGCAGGGACAGGGTCCGGCGCAATCCCTCCCGCTGTCCTGGATCGAACGCCGCCTGTCCGAATCCGGCCAAACCATCGATCAACTGGTGCGCCTGGAAAACCAGCAGCAAGCCTCCGACCAGATCTCCATCAGCAACAGCATCGGCAGCCTGCGTTCCCTGAACGCCACCAACTGGAACGATTTTGTCGAGTCCTTGAGCACGGTCGAAAGTATTCTCGGGCAAGACCCCGTTTCCATCTACGCCAAGATGAATTTTTCCACCCGCGACAGATATCGCCATGTCGTGGAAAAAATAGCAAAAAAATGCCCGCATTCCGAATCCGAGGTGTCGCGCAAGGCGCTGGAACTGGCACAGGAAGGCGCGGCGAGCCAGAGCGAACAACGCAAGGGCCATGTCGGGTTCTATCTGGTCGGTGACGGACGTGCCCAGCTTGAGCGGCTGGTTCAGATGCGCCGCTCGCCCGCTGCGGCGCTGTGCGTTCTTGGCCGCCAATTTCTCTTCTATGGCGGCGGCATCGTGCTCCTGACGGCCATGCTGACCACGTTGCTTGCGTCCAAGGCCCATGGCGACGGACTGAGCGGCTGGCAGCTCGGCCTTTTCTGCCTGCTCCTCGTACTCTGCTGCAGCCACCTGGCGGTGTCGCTCGCGAATTGGCTGGCCACGCTCCTGGCCACCCCGCGCCTGCTCCCGCGCATGGACTTTTCCAAGGGAATCCCGCCCGAGGCGCGGACCCTGGTCGTGGTCCCGACAATGCTCACCAGCGCACGCTGCGTCGAGGAACTGGCCAACGATCTCGAAGTCCGATTTCTGGGGAATCGCGACCGGCACCTCCATTTTGCCCTGCTCACCGACCTTGCCGACGCAGCCCAGGAAACCATGCCGGAGGACGAAGAACTGGTCAGCCTGGCCCGCGGCATGATCGAAGCGCTGAACGCCAAATACCCGAGCGATGCCGGCAGCACCTTTTTCCTGCTGCATCGTCCGCGCAGATTCAACGCCGCCGAAAAGACGTGGATGGGCTTTGAACGCAAGCGCGGAAAACTCGGTGATTTGAACGCCCTGCTGAGCAAGGGCTCGGCTGATGCGATGGATCGCTTCGCGCTCATCGTCGGCGACACGTCCATCCTGCCGGACATCAGGTTCGTCATCACCCTGGACACCGACACGCAGCTGGCCCGCGACTCGGCGCGAAAGTTTGTGGGCGCCATGTGCCATCCGCTGAACCGCGCCGTCTACGACGCGGCACGCGGTCGCGTCACGGCCGGCTACGGCATCCTGCAGCCACGGGTGGCGATCAGCCTGGCCGGCTCGAATCGTTCGAAATATGCGCGGATGTGCGCCAGCGAGGTCGGCATCGACCCCTACACCAACGCCGTCTCCGATGTGTATCAGGACCTGTTCGGCGAAGGTTCGTTCATCGGCAAGGGCATCTACGACGTGGACGTCTTCAGGCAGGCGCTCGAAGGCCGCTTCCCGGACAACCGGATTCTGAGCCACGACCTCCTGGAAGGCTGTTACGCCAGGTCAGGACTTTTGAGCGATGCGGAACTGTATGAGCAGTATCCGTCCCGCTACAGCGAGGACGTGAGCCGCAGGCATCGCTGGATCCGGGGCGACTGGCAGATCGCGCGTTGGCTGATGCCCCGGGTTCCCGGCGCGGATGGGCGGCGTTACAAAAACCCCATTTCCATGCTGTCCCAATGGAAGATTCTCGACAACCTGCGGCGCAGCCTGACCGCCACGGCGCTGACCCTGCTTCTGATCCTGGGCTGGACGGTTCTGCCCGCCGCCCTGTTCTGGACCACGGTGGTGCTCGGCATCATTCTGATCCCTTCCCTGGTGGACTCGCTTTCAAACCTCCTCAAAAAACCCGATGACGTTTCCCCAGCGCAGCACTTCGCCGCGTCGGCAGGCCTGACCCTCCAACATTTGGGGCGCACGGCCTTCACCCTTGTCTGTCTGCCCTACGAGGCCTATTTCAGCCTGGACGCGATCCTGCGCACCATCTGGAGGATGCTGGTCACGCATCGGGGACTGCTGGAGTGGAATCCGTCATGCAACGCACAAAGCGACCAAGCCGGTTTCGCCGGCTCACTTACGGCCATGTGGATCGGGCCGCTTCTGGCCATCAGCGTTGCGAGCGTGCTTGCCGTATCGGCGCCGCAGACGCTGCCGGTGGCAGGTGGACTGCTCGCGCTCTGGCTTGTATCCCCGGCCATAGTCTGGTGGATCAGCCGCGCCATCCCTCGCCGCAAGGACGCCCTGACCAGGGAACAGATTCTCTTTCTGCGCAGGGCGGCCCGCAAGACCTGGGCCTTCTTCGAAACATTCGTCGGCCCCGAGGATCAGTGGCTCCCACCCGACAATTTTCAGGAGCACCCCGCTCCCGTGGTTGCGCACCGCACCTCTCCGACCAACATGGGCCTTGCGCTGCTGGCGAACCTCTCCGCCTGCGATTTTGGGATCATCTCCGCCGGAAAATTCCTCGACCGCACCATGAAGACGCTGCGCACCATGGGCACGCTGGAACGCTATCGAGGGCATTTCTACAACTGGTACGACACCCTGACCCTGGCCCCGCTGCCTCCGAGCTACATCTCCTCCGTGGACAGCGGCAACCTGGCCGGTCATCTGTTGACCTTGAAGCCTGGCCTGCTCGAACTTGCGGGCCGCAAGATTCTGGAACCCCGCACTTTCGAGAGCTTGCGCGACACGCTTGAAATCCTGGCCGAGGCCTTGAAATCCACCCCAAAAGCGGCAGTGGACCCGCTTGCCGGCCTCAGGCTCGACCTGAACGCCGTGAACGCCGCGCCCCGCTCCGAGCCGCTCACCCTGGTGGCTTCACGGCAGCGGCTCGAACGGCTGGCGGCATCGGCCACGACCCTGATCGACAGCTTAAGCGCCTCGGGCTCGAACTCGAACGCACTCTGGTGGGCAGGCGCCTTTGCCGAGCAATGCCGCGACGCGCTCGCGGAGCTGACCAGCCTTGCCCCGTGGGCGGAGCTTGCCATCGTGCACAAAAATCTGCCGGATCTTCCCGCTCTCGACCGGATCCCGACCTTAAGCGAACTGACGACCCTGGCCGAGGCCATCCTGCCGGACATGACGCGGCGGCAGGAAACGGCGTCCTCCCTGGATTACAACGCGTGGGGAGAGCTGCAAAGCCTGGTCACCAAGGCCGGCCAGCACGCCGAGGCGCGGATCAAGACCTGCGAGCGCCTCGCCCTGCAATGCGGCACAATGGCCCAGATGGAATTCGAGTTCCTGTGCGACGAAACGAGCCATCTGCTGGCCATCGGCTACAATGTCTCTGAATGTCGACGAGACAACAGCTTCTACGACCTCTTGGCCTCGGAAGCGCGGCTGGCCACCTTCGTGGCCATTGCCCAGGGGCAGATTCCGCAGGAGAGCTGGTTCTCGCTGGGGCGCCTGTTGACCACCGCCGGAGGCGAGCCGGTGCTGTTGTCCTGGAGCGGCTCCATGTTCGAATACCTGATGCCGATGCTGGTCATGCCGACCTACGAGTCCACCCTGCTTGAGCAAACCTGCAACGCCTCCGTGGCCAGACAGATCGAATACGGCAAGAAGCGCTCCGTGCCCTGGGGCATTTCGGAGTGCGGATACAACGCCATCGACGTGCACCAGAACTATCAATACCGGGCCTTTGGCGTGCCTGGCCTTGGCCTCAAACGCGGACTGGCCGAGGATCTGGTCATCGCGCCCTACGCCTCGGCCCTGGCGCTCATGGTCACGCCGGGTGAGGCATGCCGGAATCTCATCCGCCTGGCGGACGAAGGATTCGACACCAGATTCGGCTTTTACGAGGCCATCGACTACACGCCCACGCGCCTGCCGCGCGGCCAATCAAGCGTCGTGGTCCGGTCCTTCATGGCCCATCATCAGGGCATGAGCCTGCTCTCCATGGCCCATCTGCTGCTTGATCGCCCCATGCAAAAGCGATTTGCCTCCGACCCGCTGTTCCAGGCGACCATGCTGCTCCTGCAGGAGCGCATCCCCAAGACCACCGCGTTCTATGCGCACACCTCCGAACTGTCCGAACTCCAGATGGACTCGGACAGCGGGGGCTCGCACATCCGCGTGTTCTCACGCCCGGACACGCCCGCCCCGGAAGTGCAGCTGCTTTCCAACGGCCGCTACCACGTCATGGTCACCAATGCCGGTGGCGGCTACAGCCGCTGGAAGGGTCTGAGCGTAACCAGGTGGCGCGAAGACCGCACCTGCGACAACTGGGGCACGTTCTGTTTCCTGCGTGATCTGGACACCCGGGAATATTGGTCCACGGCGTACCAGCCGACGCTCAAACAGGCGCAGCGCTATGAAGCCATCTTCTCCGAAGGCCGGGCCGAATTCCGCGTGCAGGACCACAATTACGACACCCATACGGAGATCACGGTGTCACCCGAAGACGATATCGAGCTGCGCCGGGTGCGCATCACCAACCGCGCCCGGACGCGCCGGACCCTTGATCTGACCAGTTACGCCGAGGTGACCCTGGCCGACTCCGCCTCCGACGACCTGCACCCCGCTTTCAGCAACCTGTTTGTCCAGACCGAGATCATCCCCAAGCAACAGGCCATCCTCTGCTCCAGACGGCCGCGCTCCCGGGGGGAAAAGCCGCCCTGGATGCTGCACATGATGATCGTGCACGACGTACGCCCCGTCGACATCTCCTTTGAAACGGACCGCATGCAATTCCTCGGGCGCGAAAACACCGTCGCCGAGCCGCTGGCCATGAGCTGCAAGGGCGAATATTTCTCCGGCGCGCTCTCGGGCAGCGAAGGCTCCGTTCTGGACCCCATTGTCTCCATCCGCGGCCGCATCGTCCTTGAGCCTGAAGAATCGGTAACCCTCAACATCATCTCCGGCATCGCCGAAACCCGGGAAGAAACCCTGCGCCTGGTTGAAAAATACCAGGACCGCCGCATCGCGGACAGGGTCTTCGACCTGGCCTGGACACACGGCCAGGTGCTTTTGCGGCAGCTCAACGCATCCGAGGCCGACGCGCAGCTCTATGGCCGCCTTGCGGGATCGGTCATTTATGCCAATGCGGCGCTGCGGGCCGAGCCGGGCATTCTCATCAAGAATCGGCGAGGACAATCCGGACTCTGGAGTCATGCGATTTCCGGGGATTTGCCCATCGTGCTGCTCCAGATCCAGGACATCGCCAACATCGAACTGGTCCGCCAGCTCGTGCAGGCCCACGCCTACTGGCGCCTGAAAGGGCTCAAAGTCGATCTGGTCATCTGGAACGAGGATCAGACCGGATACAGGCAGGTCCTCTATGATCAGATCATGGGCCTCGTCGCGGCCGGGGTCGAATCCGGCGGAACCGAACAGCCCGGCGGGATCTTCGTGCGCTCCGGCAATCGCTTCGCGGAAGAGGACCGCATCCTGATCCAGACGGTCGCGCGCGTCGTCATCTCCGACACCCTCGGGACCCTGGCGCAGCAGATCGACGGCCGCACCTTAACGCGCATCAGGATTCCCCAGCTGGTACCGAGCAGAACGCATCGCTCCGATCCCCTACCGCTAGCTCCGCAGCCACGCCACGACCTGACCTTTTTCAACGGCCAGGGCGGATTCACTCCGGACGGACGCGAATATGTCATCACCACCGCCCAGGACCTTGCCACGCCCGCGCCCTGGGTCAATGTGCTGGCAAACCCGCTCTTCGGGAGCGTCATCTCCGAATGCGGCGGCTCCTACACCTGGAGCGAGAACGCCCATGAATTCCGCCTCACCCCCTGGGACAACGACCCTGTCAGCGGCGAGGGCGGGGAAGCCTTCTACCTGCGCGACGAAGAACGGGGGCATTACTGGTCGCCCACGCCGCGCCCTTGCCGCGGAGTGACACCGTATGTGACCAGGCACGGGTTCGGATACAGCGTCTTCGAGCATACCGAACGCGGGATCCGCTCGGAACTCATGATCTATGTCGCCCTCGACGCGCAGATTAAATTCTCGGTGCTGAAAGTGTCCAATGTTTCCGAGCGCTCCCGGCGGATTTCCGCGACCGGATACGTGGAGTGGGTGCTTGGCGACCTGCGTCCGAAATCCGCGTTTCACGTCATCACGGAAATCGACCAGCACAGCGGGGCTCTGCTGGCGTGCAACCCGTACAATCCCGAATTCGGCACGCGAACGGCGTTTTTCGATGTGGACGACGTCTCCCGCACGATCACCGCCGACCGCACGGAATTTCTGGGCCGCAGCGGCACGCTCCGAGCGCCCGCCGCCATGACCCGCACCCGCCTCTCCGGCAAGACGGGGACGGCCATGGACCCATGCGCGGCGATCCAGGTCGGTTTCGATCTCGAAGTCGGAGAAGAGCGGGAGATCATCTTCAAACTGGGCGTGGGAACCGACGCCACGGACGCGCAGCAGCTGATCCAGCGTTTCAGGGGCGCGCCCGCGGCGCGGCACGCCCTCGACAAGGTATGGCAGCACTGGGCTCATACCCTCGGGGCCATTCATGTCCAGACTCCCGACCAATCGCTCAACGTGCTCGCCAACGGCTGGCTCCTGTACCAGACCCTGGCCTGCCGCCTGTGGGCGCGCAGCGCGACCTACCAGTCGGGCGGGGCGTTCGGTTTTCGCGACCAGCTTCAAGACGTCATGGCCCTTGTCCATGCCAGGCCGGGCCTGGTCCGTGAACATCTCCTGCTCTGCGCCTCCCGCCAATTCGAGGAAGGCGACGTGCAGCACTGGTGGCATCCGCCCATGGGCCGGGGCGTGCGCACCAAATGCTCGGACGACTACCTGTGGCTGCCGCTCGCGACGTGCCGCTATGTCGCCGCCATCGGGGACACCGGCATTTTGGATGAAAGCGTCCCGTTCCTGCGGATGCGCGCGCTCGGTGACGACGAGGAATCCTGCTACGATCTGCCCGAACGCTCGGACCAGAGCGCCAGCCTCTACGAACACTGCGTGCGGGCCATCCGGCACGGCTTGCGCTTCGGCGTGCACGGGTTGCCGCTCATCGGCTCCGGCGATTGGAACGACGGCATGAATCTGGTGGGCGAACACGGCAAAGGCGAGAGCGTCTGGCTCGGCTTCTTCCTGCATCATGTGCTCGACGCCTTCGCCACGCTGGCCAATGGACGGGGAGACGCCCCGTTTGCCGAAGAGTGCCGGCAGGAAGCCGCCAAACTGAGCCGCATCATCGAAGAGAGCGGTTGGGATGGAAACTGGTACCGCCGTGCTTACTTTGATGACGGCACGCCGCTGGGTTCAGCGAAAAACGACGAATGCCGCATCGACTCCATCGCTCAGAGCTGGTCCGTGCTCTCGGGGGCGGGAGACCCCAAACGGGCGCGCACGGCCATGCAGTCCCTGGACAGGCATCTGGTTCGACGCGAGCACGGGCTGGTTCAACTTCTGGACCCGCCTTTCGACACGTCCGACCTCAACCCCGGCTACATCAAGGGATATGTGCCCGGAGTACGTGAAAACGGGGGCCAGTACACCCACGCAGCCATCTGGGCTGCCATGGCCTTTGCCCGTCAGGGGGATACGAAACGCGCCTGGGAGATTTTCGACATGATCAACCCGGTCAACCACGCCCGCACCCCCGAAGAGACGGCCATCTACAAGGGCGAGCCCTACGTCGTCGCCGCCGATGTCTACGGCGCGCCGCCGCATACGGGCCGTGGCGGCTGGACATGGTACACGGGCTCGGCCGCCTGGATGTATCGGCTCATCATGGAGTCGCTTCTGGGCCTGAGCCTTGAAGTGGACAGGCTGCGCATCACGCCCTGCCCCCATCCG